One window from the genome of Andreesenia angusta encodes:
- a CDS encoding helix-turn-helix domain-containing protein — protein MKSYDINAVVSANMAEQYGLTFMERGFYEILRSFKCNTEHTATPGIGTIAKAMGCCRNTAKKYIDKLVEKGLIWKTERPVVRPDGRKWNDTHLYTFVAEKHGKPVFQESRDVKVQTESPYQKIKTTFEEARNELRKLHGKELCDRAFKICIRNLRTGVTSYVKNPLNYMKSVIKNIVKESALEKAQKEYANSFDESDVKDESNAKKQEKPRYAAPYSQPRKTAFHNFEQRSSKYSNDDLEALIKEKNGRR, from the coding sequence GCAGAGCAATACGGACTTACATTTATGGAACGTGGCTTCTACGAGATTTTGAGAAGCTTCAAATGCAATACAGAACATACTGCGACTCCTGGAATAGGCACTATAGCCAAGGCCATGGGGTGCTGTAGAAATACGGCGAAAAAATACATAGATAAGCTGGTGGAGAAAGGGCTTATCTGGAAGACAGAGCGACCTGTAGTCCGTCCAGACGGCAGGAAGTGGAACGACACTCATCTCTATACTTTCGTGGCCGAGAAGCACGGAAAGCCTGTATTCCAGGAGTCCAGAGATGTCAAAGTCCAAACAGAGAGCCCTTACCAGAAGATAAAGACTACTTTCGAAGAAGCCAGAAACGAGCTTAGAAAGCTTCACGGAAAGGAGCTTTGCGACAGGGCGTTCAAAATCTGCATCAGAAACCTAAGGACAGGTGTCACAAGCTACGTGAAGAATCCACTCAACTACATGAAGTCGGTTATAAAGAACATAGTCAAGGAGTCTGCGCTTGAGAAGGCCCAAAAGGAGTACGCGAACAGCTTTGACGAGTCGGATGTCAAAGACGAATCTAATGCAAAAAAACAGGAAAAGCCAAGATATGCTGCGCCTTACAGCCAGCCTAGAAAAACGGCTTTCCACAACTTCGAGCAACGTTCAAGCAAGTACAGCAACGACGATCTGGAAGCGCTTATAAAGGAGAAGAACGGTCGGAGATAG
- a CDS encoding helix-turn-helix domain-containing protein has protein sequence MSDLKVYTLKEVEPILKVTQRTLYNYIKSGKLKAVKIGKEWRVKHSDLEDFLNGK, from the coding sequence ATGAGCGATTTGAAAGTTTACACACTGAAGGAAGTAGAGCCTATTTTAAAAGTTACTCAGCGGACTCTTTACAACTATATAAAGTCGGGAAAACTCAAAGCCGTGAAGATCGGCAAAGAGTGGAGAGTCAAGCACAGTGATTTAGAAGATTTCTTGAATGGAAAGTAA